A single genomic interval of Saccharothrix saharensis harbors:
- a CDS encoding DUF3099 domain-containing protein: MVSPERDGTPVLITEAAPSYEEQHAARKRKYAIMMGARIPCLILAMVFYQTWWLALAFLVLSVPLPWMAVLVANDRPPRKAEKASRLVKEHRAIESRPHHVIEG, from the coding sequence ATGGTCAGTCCCGAGCGCGACGGCACACCGGTGCTCATCACCGAAGCGGCGCCCTCCTACGAGGAGCAGCACGCCGCGCGCAAGCGCAAGTACGCGATCATGATGGGCGCCCGCATCCCGTGCCTCATCCTGGCGATGGTCTTCTACCAGACCTGGTGGCTGGCCCTGGCCTTCCTGGTGCTGTCGGTACCGCTGCCGTGGATGGCGGTGCTGGTCGCGAACGACCGGCCGCCCCGCAAGGCGGAGAAGGCCAGCCGCCTCGTCAAGGAGCACCGGGCGATCGAGTCGCGCCCGCATCACGTCATCGAGGGCTGA
- a CDS encoding pseudouridine-5'-phosphate glycosidase, whose amino-acid sequence MSTPSVTDEVRSALAENRPVVALESTILSHGLPPGRNREVAERLEGVVRAAGAVPATIAVLGGVPKIGLTPAELDHVCDPANDLVKLSRRDLGAAYALKRDGATTVASTAALAHAAGIGVFATGGLGGVHRGARETWDVSADLDVLATTPVLVVCSGVKSILDMGATLELLETRSVPVIGFGTDRFPAFYRRESEFGVPWRVDSAAGAAAVVAAHRTVPGVAGVLLANPIPVEFEMDADLHERLLSEGLELLRERNVQGKEVTPVLLEHFHTASGGVSLDANEALVVSNASLAASVAVELAS is encoded by the coding sequence GTGAGCACGCCGAGCGTCACCGACGAGGTCCGATCCGCCCTGGCCGAGAACCGGCCGGTGGTCGCGTTGGAGAGCACGATCCTGTCCCACGGGCTACCGCCCGGCCGCAACCGCGAGGTCGCCGAACGGCTCGAAGGCGTGGTGCGCGCCGCGGGCGCGGTGCCCGCCACGATCGCCGTCCTCGGCGGCGTACCCAAGATCGGGTTGACCCCCGCCGAGCTCGACCACGTCTGCGACCCGGCCAACGACCTGGTGAAGCTGTCCCGGCGCGACCTGGGCGCGGCGTACGCGCTCAAGCGCGACGGTGCGACGACGGTCGCGAGCACGGCCGCGCTGGCCCACGCGGCGGGCATCGGGGTGTTCGCCACCGGCGGGCTGGGCGGCGTGCACCGGGGTGCGCGTGAGACGTGGGACGTGTCCGCGGACCTGGACGTGCTGGCCACGACGCCGGTGCTGGTGGTGTGCTCGGGCGTGAAGTCGATCCTGGACATGGGCGCGACGCTGGAGCTGCTGGAGACCCGCTCGGTGCCGGTGATCGGCTTCGGCACGGACCGCTTCCCCGCGTTCTACCGGCGGGAATCGGAGTTCGGCGTGCCGTGGCGGGTGGATTCGGCGGCCGGTGCGGCGGCCGTGGTGGCGGCGCACCGGACCGTGCCCGGTGTGGCGGGCGTGCTGCTGGCCAACCCGATCCCGGTCGAGTTCGAGATGGACGCCGACCTGCACGAGCGGCTGCTGTCGGAGGGCCTGGAGCTGCTGCGCGAGCGGAACGTGCAGGGCAAGGAGGTCACGCCCGTGCTGCTGGAGCACTTCCACACCGCCAGCGGCGGGGTGAGCCTGGACGCCAACGAGGCGCTGGTCGTGTCGAACGCCTCCCTGGCCGCGTCGGTGGCCGTGGAGCTCGCGTCGTGA
- a CDS encoding carbohydrate kinase family protein — translation MTSIVVVGDAGLDVVARHAGPIVHGGDSRASVTIEPGGAGANTAVWLAACGTSPVLVARVGADSAGRQVHAELTSAGVRCAFAVDTEAATCCVVVLVDDTGQRSMLPDRGANARFSPGDLDRGLLRDASHLHLSGYVLLDASSRPAGLAVLRAAREAGLTTSVDPQSSALIYDGFLDDIRGVDLLLPNTEELVALTGSAEPASAASLLDVVGAVALTSGAGGASWVDADGVVSVPAEDVECVDSTGAGDAFDAGLLAAWLSGASRRDALLGGVRAAARAVSAVGAQPAEVQPSGVQPSMT, via the coding sequence GTGACTTCGATCGTGGTCGTCGGCGACGCCGGGCTGGACGTGGTGGCCCGGCACGCCGGCCCGATCGTGCACGGCGGCGACTCGCGGGCGTCGGTGACCATCGAACCCGGCGGCGCGGGCGCGAACACCGCGGTGTGGCTGGCCGCGTGCGGCACGTCGCCGGTGCTGGTCGCCCGGGTCGGCGCGGACTCGGCGGGACGGCAGGTGCACGCCGAGCTGACGTCGGCCGGGGTGCGGTGCGCGTTCGCCGTGGACACCGAGGCGGCGACGTGCTGCGTGGTGGTGCTGGTGGACGACACCGGTCAGCGCAGCATGCTGCCCGACCGCGGCGCCAACGCCCGCTTCTCCCCCGGCGACCTGGACCGGGGGCTGCTGCGGGACGCCTCGCACCTGCACCTGTCCGGGTACGTGCTGCTGGACGCGTCGTCGCGGCCGGCCGGGTTGGCGGTGCTGCGCGCGGCCCGCGAGGCGGGGTTGACCACGTCGGTCGACCCGCAGTCGTCGGCGTTGATCTACGACGGGTTCCTGGACGACATCCGCGGCGTCGACCTGCTGCTGCCCAACACCGAGGAGCTGGTGGCGCTGACCGGGTCGGCCGAGCCCGCGTCGGCCGCGTCGCTGCTGGACGTGGTGGGCGCGGTGGCGTTGACGTCCGGCGCGGGCGGCGCGAGCTGGGTCGACGCCGACGGCGTGGTGTCCGTGCCGGCGGAGGACGTCGAGTGCGTGGACTCGACCGGCGCGGGGGACGCGTTCGACGCCGGGCTGCTGGCGGCGTGGCTGTCCGGGGCGTCACGCCGGGACGCGCTGCTCGGCGGGGTGCGCGCGGCGGCGCGGGCGGTGTCCGCCGTCGGCGCGCAGCCGGCGGAGGTCCAGCCGTCGGGGGTTCAGCCCTCGATGACGTGA
- a CDS encoding DUF3039 domain-containing protein: protein MSTQTLPEVETRPEGTDHTGDDTPKMFHYVRKAKIAESAVMGTHVVALCGEVFPVTKSPKPGSPVCPECKKIYDGLPKGGGE, encoded by the coding sequence GTGAGCACGCAGACTCTGCCCGAGGTGGAGACCCGGCCGGAAGGCACGGACCACACCGGGGACGACACCCCGAAGATGTTCCACTACGTGCGCAAGGCCAAGATCGCGGAGAGCGCGGTGATGGGCACGCACGTGGTGGCGCTGTGCGGCGAGGTGTTCCCGGTGACGAAGTCGCCGAAGCCGGGCTCGCCCGTCTGCCCGGAGTGCAAGAAGATCTACGACGGCCTGCCCAAGGGCGGCGGCGAGTAG